In one Streptomyces venezuelae genomic region, the following are encoded:
- a CDS encoding nitrate- and nitrite sensing domain-containing protein, whose product MRAPVQKMRPRRKGKQTAPEGATPGATTPTEHVPERTGTDASVPEAAAPPVNKAPTARVRNRLIVAVAVVAAAIAGAGAPAVLAASGDLNDTQNLVTLAEQTQQAVSLGHSLADERDEVTTFIAAGRPQDKGLSQSRSARVDRQIDELRGADAPAGLRGDLADIAAVRRAALTGKSTALEAHEAYTRVIAELHGLTRDLAEKLPPEANQGALALSDLDHAVEQAAAARGLLLAALALPRPTGTSTVDPVTGLPTTVTEESPADAKRRDELSSAAQRARVRELAALADFRDAASDPARATYESTVTGSEVGAAEKYLERLTDQPKLSAAERRYDRKKVDAALSARIETMRGAESALGVERTKQLAQLRDDDVTALEIRIALVGVCLLVAVGVAMGAARTLTRPLAVLRLGSARLATEPAPQEPIRFTGRDDEFAQVVRSVNALHGHAAALTERLATLESDRKHLIGQRQSMADERAALREELAEASAHLERVRQSIHGTFVNLALRTLGLVERQLAVIEHLEDREQDPDRLATLFKLDHLATVMRRHSENLLVLAGAEHGHQHPGAVPLVDVVRAAVSEIERYERVRIATLPPHTHVAGFAADDISHLTAELLENATSFSPPDSSVEVSGWLLENGEVMLSVQDEGIGVTQDRMRELNARLADFDPDDAYDQESGDGLGLGLYVVARLAARHGARVRLRDQKQGGVAAVVVLPEGILADAPSQAAVVTPPRAGEPLTHLPGSEAEANSNVLPGRLAGAPGEDPLIAAAERTLETALPSPSPEPSPDAAPEQSAEPAPEQSTDSDPEQSAEPAPEPSVEPAGEPAPEPSPSPETTMELTAPPVPEETEPEPEHTEPGPEPDSARPAPPKWERVTDKGLPKRTPKITAPAAAAPKPRSGSVDAEALRRRLGNFHQGAISGRRDVEAEISGDHPSDDSGDEKNERAADVMGDPVEEASS is encoded by the coding sequence ATGCGAGCACCGGTGCAGAAGATGCGGCCTCGGCGCAAAGGCAAGCAGACGGCCCCGGAAGGGGCCACGCCGGGCGCGACGACTCCAACCGAGCATGTGCCGGAGCGCACGGGCACGGACGCCTCCGTGCCCGAAGCCGCGGCGCCGCCGGTCAACAAGGCGCCCACCGCGCGTGTGCGCAATCGGCTGATCGTCGCGGTCGCGGTCGTGGCCGCCGCCATCGCGGGCGCGGGCGCGCCCGCCGTCCTCGCCGCGTCCGGCGACCTGAACGACACGCAGAACCTGGTCACCCTCGCCGAACAGACCCAGCAGGCGGTCTCCCTCGGCCACTCGCTCGCCGACGAGCGGGACGAGGTCACCACCTTCATCGCCGCCGGACGACCCCAGGACAAGGGCCTCTCCCAGAGCCGCAGCGCCCGCGTGGACCGGCAGATCGACGAGCTCCGCGGCGCCGACGCGCCCGCCGGACTGCGCGGCGACCTCGCCGACATCGCCGCCGTGCGCAGAGCGGCGCTCACCGGCAAGAGCACCGCTCTCGAAGCCCACGAGGCGTACACCAGGGTCATCGCCGAACTGCACGGCCTCACCCGCGACCTGGCCGAGAAGCTGCCCCCCGAGGCCAACCAGGGCGCCCTCGCCCTCTCCGACCTCGACCACGCCGTGGAGCAGGCCGCCGCGGCCCGCGGCCTCCTCCTCGCCGCCCTCGCCCTGCCCCGCCCCACCGGCACCTCCACCGTCGACCCGGTCACCGGCCTGCCGACCACCGTCACCGAGGAGTCGCCGGCCGACGCCAAGCGGCGCGACGAGCTCAGCTCCGCAGCCCAGCGGGCCCGCGTCCGCGAGCTGGCCGCCCTCGCCGACTTCCGCGACGCGGCGAGCGACCCGGCCCGCGCCACGTACGAGTCGACCGTCACCGGCTCCGAGGTCGGCGCCGCCGAGAAGTACCTGGAGCGCCTCACCGACCAGCCGAAGCTCTCCGCGGCCGAGCGGCGCTACGACAGGAAGAAGGTCGACGCCGCGCTCTCCGCCCGCATCGAGACCATGCGCGGCGCCGAGTCCGCGCTCGGCGTCGAGCGCACCAAGCAGCTCGCCCAGCTGCGCGACGACGACGTCACGGCGCTGGAGATCCGGATCGCCCTCGTCGGCGTCTGCCTGCTCGTCGCCGTCGGCGTCGCCATGGGCGCGGCCCGCACGCTGACCCGCCCGCTCGCGGTCCTGCGCCTCGGCTCGGCCCGCCTCGCCACCGAGCCCGCGCCCCAGGAGCCGATCCGCTTCACCGGCCGCGACGACGAGTTCGCCCAGGTCGTACGCTCCGTCAACGCCCTGCACGGCCACGCGGCCGCCCTCACCGAGCGCCTCGCCACCCTCGAATCGGACCGCAAGCACCTCATCGGGCAGCGCCAGTCCATGGCCGACGAGCGCGCGGCGCTGCGCGAGGAGCTCGCCGAGGCCTCCGCGCACCTGGAGCGGGTGCGCCAGTCCATCCACGGCACCTTCGTCAACCTGGCCCTGCGCACGCTCGGCCTGGTGGAGCGCCAGCTCGCCGTCATCGAGCACCTGGAGGACCGCGAGCAGGACCCGGACCGCCTCGCCACGCTCTTCAAGCTCGACCACCTCGCCACCGTCATGCGGCGGCACAGCGAGAACCTCCTGGTCCTCGCCGGCGCGGAACACGGCCACCAGCACCCCGGTGCCGTCCCGCTCGTCGACGTGGTGCGCGCGGCCGTCTCCGAGATCGAGCGGTACGAACGCGTCCGCATCGCCACGCTGCCGCCGCACACGCACGTGGCGGGCTTCGCCGCGGACGACATCAGCCACCTCACCGCCGAACTCCTGGAGAACGCGACCTCGTTCTCGCCGCCGGACTCCTCCGTCGAGGTCTCCGGCTGGCTCCTGGAGAACGGCGAGGTCATGCTCTCCGTCCAGGACGAGGGCATCGGCGTCACCCAGGACCGGATGCGGGAGCTCAACGCCCGCCTCGCGGACTTCGACCCCGACGACGCGTACGACCAGGAGAGCGGGGACGGCCTCGGGCTCGGCCTCTACGTCGTCGCGCGGCTCGCCGCCCGGCACGGGGCGCGGGTGCGGCTGCGGGACCAGAAGCAGGGCGGGGTCGCGGCGGTCGTCGTGCTGCCCGAGGGCATCCTCGCGGACGCGCCCTCGCAGGCCGCGGTGGTCACGCCGCCGCGTGCGGGGGAGCCGCTGACCCATCTGCCGGGGTCGGAGGCCGAGGCCAACTCCAACGTGCTTCCGGGGCGGCTGGCCGGCGCGCCCGGCGAGGACCCGCTGATCGCGGCGGCCGAACGGACCCTGGAGACGGCACTGCCCTCGCCGTCCCCGGAACCGTCCCCCGACGCGGCCCCCGAGCAGTCCGCCGAACCGGCCCCCGAGCAGTCCACCGACTCGGACCCTGAGCAGTCCGCCGAACCGGCCCCCGAGCCGTCCGTCGAACCGGCCGGTGAACCCGCTCCCGAGCCCTCCCCGTCGCCCGAGACGACCATGGAGCTCACGGCGCCTCCCGTACCGGAGGAGACCGAGCCGGAGCCCGAGCACACGGAGCCCGGCCCCGAGCCCGACTCGGCACGGCCCGCGCCCCCCAAGTGGGAGCGCGTCACCGACAAGGGCCTGCCCAAGCGCACCCCGAAGATCACCGCCCCCGCGGCCGCCGCGCCCAAGCCGCGTAGCGGCTCCGTGGACGCCGAGGCACTCCGGCGCCGCCTCGGCAACTTCCACCAGGGCGCGATCAGCGGCCGACGGGACGTGGAGGCCGAGATCTCCGGTGATCACCCGAGTGATGACTCGGGTGATGAAAAGAATGAACGAGCCGCAGACGTAATGGGGGACCCAGTCGAGGAGGCAAGCAGTTGA
- a CDS encoding protein phosphatase 2C domain-containing protein, giving the protein MRIELATEPGDPARPNEDYASVALPASGQGGSLVLLDGVTPPEGSVGCPHSVPWFTARLGGALGELSVSRRDMTLTEVLAAGITRTAEAHGSTCDLSHPRTPQATVVLVRWDEERVEHLVLSDSALLIAGNDGEVTAVLDRRLAELPPTVQALRDQVRALPRGSAERDVAARAYGTAVEALRNAEDGFFTAASDPSAALRAVVGELPRADVTAVAALTDGAGRWVETFREGDWADCFALLRKQGPRHLVSRVRELERADPDRLAFPRGKRHDDAAVVYAEW; this is encoded by the coding sequence ATGCGTATCGAACTCGCCACCGAGCCCGGTGACCCCGCACGCCCCAACGAGGACTACGCGTCGGTCGCGCTTCCCGCGTCCGGACAGGGCGGATCGCTCGTCCTCCTGGATGGTGTGACCCCGCCCGAGGGGTCGGTGGGCTGTCCGCATTCCGTCCCTTGGTTCACGGCGCGTCTGGGCGGTGCACTGGGGGAACTGTCCGTTTCACGCCGGGATATGACGCTCACTGAGGTCCTGGCGGCAGGCATCACGCGTACCGCCGAAGCACATGGTTCAACCTGTGACCTTTCTCACCCGCGCACCCCTCAGGCAACCGTGGTGCTCGTGCGGTGGGACGAGGAGCGCGTCGAGCACCTCGTCCTGTCCGACTCGGCGCTCCTCATCGCGGGCAATGACGGCGAGGTGACGGCCGTCCTCGACCGGCGCCTCGCCGAACTGCCGCCCACCGTGCAGGCCCTGCGCGACCAGGTGCGCGCCCTGCCGCGCGGCTCCGCCGAACGGGACGTCGCGGCCCGTGCCTACGGAACGGCGGTCGAGGCGCTGCGCAACGCGGAGGACGGCTTCTTCACGGCCGCGTCCGACCCCTCGGCCGCCCTGCGCGCGGTCGTCGGCGAGCTGCCGCGGGCTGACGTCACGGCGGTGGCGGCGCTGACCGACGGGGCCGGGCGGTGGGTCGAGACCTTCCGCGAGGGCGACTGGGCCGACTGCTTCGCGCTGCTGCGCAAGCAGGGGCCGCGGCATCTGGTCTCCCGGGTGCGGGAGTTGGAACGCGCGGATCCGGACCGCCTGGCCTTCCCGCGCGGAAAGCGCCACGACGACGCGGCGGTCGTCTACGCGGAGTGGTGA
- a CDS encoding MarR family winged helix-turn-helix transcriptional regulator, protein MGAAEEGVKPGTQGDDGRETRQARGEDREFLSLERELSLLLRRARASSGEMARQVHPDLEPAAYGLLVCLDDSGPQRATDLAAFIGVGKATMSRQLRALEELGLVAREPDPADGRAWLIRLTPDGRTRFRTVRAARRARYVRRLASWERTEVAELARLLGRLNASAEN, encoded by the coding sequence ATGGGTGCTGCAGAAGAAGGCGTGAAGCCCGGCACGCAGGGCGACGACGGGCGCGAGACCCGGCAGGCGCGGGGAGAGGACCGCGAGTTCCTCTCCCTGGAACGGGAGTTGTCGCTCCTGCTGCGCCGCGCGCGGGCCTCATCGGGCGAGATGGCGCGGCAGGTCCACCCCGACCTGGAGCCCGCCGCGTACGGACTGCTCGTCTGCCTGGACGACTCCGGCCCGCAGCGGGCCACCGACCTCGCCGCCTTCATCGGCGTCGGCAAGGCCACGATGAGCCGCCAGTTGCGGGCCCTGGAGGAGCTCGGCCTCGTCGCACGCGAGCCCGACCCGGCCGACGGCCGCGCCTGGCTCATCCGGCTCACACCCGACGGCCGCACCCGCTTCCGCACGGTGCGCGCCGCCCGCCGCGCCCGTTACGTGCGGCGGCTCGCGAGCTGGGAGCGCACGGAGGTCGCCGAACTCGCCCGGCTGCTCGGCCGCCTGAACGCGAGCGCGGAGAACTGA
- a CDS encoding lysozyme, whose protein sequence is MPVHRPGPARRSRLSPAGVLLAALSALSLLLTLPTAARADDVPERGTARLGQGVIEHDGQGGRPSGGDAAQTEGVDVSSHQGNVAWQTLWNSGVKWAYVKATESTSYKNPYFTQQYNGSYNVGMIRGAYHFATPDTSSGATQANYFASNGGGWSRDGRTLPGALDIEWNPYGAACFGKSQSAMVSWIRDFLTTYKARTGRDAVIYTATSWWKQCTGNYSGFGASNPLWIARYDTSPGELPAGWGFQTMWQYTSSGPTVGDHNKFNGALDRVVALANG, encoded by the coding sequence ATGCCCGTGCACAGACCCGGACCGGCCCGCCGCTCGCGCTTGTCGCCGGCGGGGGTTCTCCTCGCAGCACTGTCCGCCCTCTCCCTCCTCCTGACGCTCCCCACGGCGGCCCGAGCGGACGACGTCCCCGAGCGCGGCACCGCCCGCCTCGGCCAGGGCGTCATCGAACACGACGGCCAGGGTGGCCGCCCGTCCGGTGGTGACGCCGCCCAGACCGAGGGCGTCGACGTCAGCAGCCACCAGGGCAACGTCGCCTGGCAGACGCTCTGGAACAGCGGGGTGAAGTGGGCCTACGTCAAGGCCACCGAGAGCACCTCGTACAAGAACCCCTACTTCACCCAGCAGTACAACGGCTCGTACAACGTGGGCATGATCCGCGGCGCGTACCACTTCGCGACGCCCGACACCTCCAGCGGCGCCACTCAGGCCAACTACTTCGCGAGCAACGGTGGCGGCTGGTCGCGCGACGGCAGGACGCTGCCGGGCGCGCTCGACATCGAGTGGAACCCGTACGGCGCGGCCTGCTTCGGCAAGTCCCAGTCCGCGATGGTCAGCTGGATCCGTGACTTCCTGACCACCTACAAGGCGCGCACCGGCCGCGACGCCGTCATCTACACCGCGACCAGCTGGTGGAAGCAGTGCACCGGCAACTACAGCGGCTTCGGCGCGAGCAACCCGCTCTGGATCGCCCGCTACGACACGAGCCCGGGCGAACTCCCGGCCGGCTGGGGCTTCCAGACCATGTGGCAGTACACCTCGTCGGGCCCGACGGTCGGTGACCACAACAAGTTCAACGGCGCCCTCGACCGGGTGGTGGCGCTCGCCAACGGCTGA
- the lon gene encoding endopeptidase La, whose product MATESASYISLTLPVLPLDDEVVLPGMVVPFDLSDAEVRAAVEAAQAAARSDGDSKPKVLLVPRIDGTYAATGVLGTVEQVGRLSDGDPGALIRGRSRVRIGAGTTGPGAALWVEGTKVDDAVPEPLPGAVTELVKEYKALATSWLKKRGAWQVVDRVTQIDDVAALADNSGYSPFLTTQQKIQLLETEDAVARLKLATEQLREHLAEQDVAESIAKDVQEGVDKQQREFLLRRQLDAVRKELREINGEQEGEESDDYRARVEAADLPEKVREAALKEVDKLERASDQSPEGSWIRTWLDTVLELPWNERTEDEYDIKGAQEILDAEHAGLQDVKERITEYLAVRKRRSDRGLGVVGGRRGGAVLALVGPPGVGKTSLGESVAHAMGRKFVRVALGGVRDEAEIRGHRRTYVGALPGRIVRAIKEAGSMNPVVLLDEIDKVGSDFRGDPAAALLEVLDPAQNHTFRDHYLEVELDLSDVVFLATANVLEAIPEALLDRMELVRLDGYTEDEKVVIARDHLLPRQLERAGLDKDEVVLDESALRKLAGEYTREAGVRNLERSVARLLRKVAAQHELGDRELPSTVKDDDLRGLIGRPRHVPESAQDPAERRTSVPGVATGLAVTGAGGDVLFVEASLADPETGASGLTLTGQLGDVMKESAQIALSFLRSHGAELELPVGDLKERGVHVHFPAGAVPKDGPSAGVTLTTALASLLSGRLVRTDVAMTGEISLTGRVLPIGGVKQKLLAAHRAGITTVIIPKRNEPDLDDVPAEVLEKLDVHAVTDVRQVLELALTAAEVRIPAAA is encoded by the coding sequence ATGGCTACTGAGTCCGCCTCGTACATTTCGCTCACTCTGCCTGTGCTGCCGCTCGACGACGAGGTGGTCCTGCCCGGCATGGTGGTCCCGTTCGACCTGTCCGATGCCGAGGTACGGGCCGCGGTGGAGGCCGCACAGGCCGCCGCCCGTTCCGATGGCGACAGCAAGCCGAAGGTGCTGCTTGTTCCGCGCATCGACGGGACGTACGCCGCGACCGGCGTCCTCGGCACCGTCGAGCAGGTCGGACGGCTCTCCGACGGCGACCCCGGCGCCCTCATCCGCGGCCGGAGCCGTGTGCGCATCGGCGCGGGCACGACCGGGCCCGGCGCGGCCCTCTGGGTCGAGGGCACGAAGGTCGACGACGCCGTGCCGGAGCCCCTGCCGGGCGCCGTCACCGAGCTCGTCAAGGAGTACAAGGCGCTCGCCACCAGCTGGCTGAAGAAGCGCGGCGCCTGGCAGGTCGTGGACCGCGTCACACAGATCGACGACGTCGCCGCGCTCGCCGACAACTCCGGGTACTCCCCGTTCCTGACCACCCAGCAGAAGATCCAGCTCCTGGAGACCGAGGACGCGGTCGCCCGCCTCAAGCTCGCCACCGAGCAGCTGCGCGAGCACCTCGCCGAGCAGGACGTCGCCGAGTCCATCGCCAAGGACGTGCAGGAAGGCGTGGACAAGCAGCAGCGCGAGTTCCTGCTGCGGCGCCAGCTCGACGCCGTCCGCAAGGAGCTGCGCGAGATCAACGGCGAGCAGGAAGGTGAGGAGTCCGACGACTACCGTGCCCGCGTCGAGGCCGCCGACCTCCCCGAGAAGGTCCGTGAGGCCGCCCTCAAGGAGGTCGACAAGCTGGAGCGCGCGAGCGACCAGTCGCCCGAGGGCTCCTGGATCCGCACCTGGCTCGACACCGTCCTCGAACTGCCGTGGAACGAGCGCACCGAGGATGAGTACGACATCAAGGGCGCCCAGGAGATCCTGGACGCCGAGCACGCCGGGCTCCAGGACGTGAAGGAGCGCATCACCGAGTACCTCGCGGTGCGCAAGCGCCGCTCGGACCGCGGCCTCGGCGTCGTCGGCGGCCGCCGCGGCGGCGCCGTCCTCGCTCTCGTCGGCCCGCCCGGCGTCGGCAAGACGTCGCTCGGCGAGTCCGTGGCGCACGCCATGGGCCGCAAGTTCGTGCGCGTCGCCCTCGGCGGCGTACGCGACGAGGCGGAGATCCGCGGCCACCGCCGTACGTACGTGGGGGCGCTGCCCGGACGCATCGTGCGGGCCATCAAGGAGGCCGGGTCGATGAACCCCGTGGTGCTCCTCGACGAGATCGACAAGGTCGGCTCGGACTTCCGGGGCGACCCGGCCGCCGCCCTCCTCGAAGTCCTCGACCCGGCCCAGAACCACACCTTCCGCGACCACTACCTGGAAGTGGAACTCGACCTCAGCGACGTCGTCTTCCTCGCCACCGCCAACGTCCTCGAAGCCATCCCCGAGGCCCTGCTCGACCGCATGGAACTCGTCCGCCTCGACGGATACACCGAGGACGAGAAGGTCGTCATCGCCCGCGACCACCTGCTCCCGCGCCAGCTGGAGCGCGCGGGCCTCGACAAGGACGAGGTGGTCCTGGACGAGAGCGCGCTGCGCAAGCTCGCCGGCGAGTACACGCGCGAGGCGGGCGTGCGCAACCTGGAGCGGTCCGTCGCACGGCTGCTCCGCAAGGTCGCGGCCCAGCACGAACTGGGCGACCGCGAGCTGCCCTCCACCGTCAAGGACGACGACCTGCGCGGTCTGATCGGGCGCCCGCGTCACGTGCCGGAGTCCGCACAGGACCCGGCGGAGCGGCGCACCTCGGTGCCGGGCGTGGCGACCGGGCTCGCGGTCACCGGGGCGGGCGGCGACGTGCTGTTCGTGGAGGCCTCGCTCGCGGACCCGGAGACGGGTGCGTCGGGGCTCACGCTCACCGGTCAGCTCGGCGACGTCATGAAGGAGTCGGCGCAGATCGCGCTGAGCTTCCTGCGCTCGCACGGCGCCGAACTGGAGCTGCCGGTCGGCGACCTGAAGGAGCGGGGCGTGCACGTCCACTTCCCCGCGGGCGCCGTGCCGAAGGACGGCCCGAGCGCGGGCGTCACCCTGACGACCGCCCTCGCGTCGCTGCTCAGCGGCCGCCTGGTCCGCACGGACGTGGCGATGACCGGTGAGATCTCGCTGACCGGCCGCGTCCTGCCGATCGGCGGGGTGAAGCAGAAGCTGCTCGCCGCGCACCGCGCCGGGATCACCACGGTGATCATCCCGAAGCGGAACGAGCCGGACCTCGACGATGTCCCGGCCGAGGTCCTGGAGAAGCTCGACGTGCACGCGGTCACGGACGTGCGCCAGGTGCTCGAACTGGCGCTCACGGCGGCCGAGGTGAGGATCCCGGCTGCCGCGTAG
- a CDS encoding GNAT family N-acetyltransferase → MSIPDAQETARPTPTAATADDAAAIGRTLALAFDDDPMMRWFFPDEAAREAGLGRYFATLLTRQYVRHGLCEHTSAAASFWVPPGAQDKALPDAETLAELSEILGDRASLYRESVAAAAEHGPEEPHWYLAVLGADPAVQGQGHGSALLRSGLARADEAGLPVYLESSKPANLPVYEHFGFTVLGEARLPDGGPTLWPMRRAPRPRTDA, encoded by the coding sequence ATGTCGATACCCGATGCGCAGGAAACGGCACGACCCACTCCGACGGCCGCGACGGCAGACGACGCGGCGGCGATCGGCCGCACGCTGGCCCTGGCCTTCGACGACGATCCGATGATGCGCTGGTTCTTCCCGGACGAGGCCGCGCGCGAGGCGGGGCTCGGGCGGTACTTCGCCACGCTCCTCACCCGGCAGTACGTCCGCCACGGCCTCTGCGAGCACACCTCGGCGGCGGCCTCCTTCTGGGTACCGCCGGGCGCGCAGGACAAGGCCCTGCCCGACGCGGAGACGCTCGCCGAGCTCTCGGAGATCCTGGGCGACCGGGCCTCGCTCTACCGTGAGTCCGTGGCCGCCGCCGCGGAACACGGGCCCGAGGAGCCGCACTGGTACCTGGCCGTGCTCGGCGCCGACCCCGCCGTCCAGGGGCAGGGCCACGGATCCGCCCTGCTGCGTTCAGGCCTCGCCCGCGCCGACGAGGCCGGCCTTCCCGTCTACCTGGAGTCGTCCAAGCCGGCCAACCTGCCGGTGTACGAGCACTTCGGCTTCACGGTGCTCGGCGAGGCCCGGCTGCCGGACGGCGGGCCGACGCTGTGGCCGATGCGCCGCGCTCCGCGGCCGCGGACCGACGCCTGA
- a CDS encoding rhomboid-like protein, translating to MNQSVRPAGAVSDAKTPGTLNGIPRQPTPRPPRTGESRAANAVDRPAGASVRRLRPWRILPTPTGTPFTFGYALVLAATSLLTRYADPDVVDSLLHGSSTDVAHLAQSPVLVLVASALWIAGGITSPYAIVFLLVLTALERRIGGLRAAAVFLLGHVVATLATEVPVGFSVLAGHLPDSSLHRLDYGISFGVAASVGALAGLLTPWLRWTVLVCFGGMLVDDLIAFADPMTNWGHLLALAIGVLTWPLLRRRSAAAERGASATASARRPAAGPRRAP from the coding sequence GTGAACCAGAGCGTGCGACCCGCCGGGGCCGTGTCCGACGCGAAGACGCCGGGCACCCTGAACGGAATACCGCGGCAGCCGACGCCCCGGCCACCCCGAACGGGGGAGAGCCGTGCGGCGAATGCGGTGGACCGTCCCGCCGGTGCGTCCGTACGGCGGCTGCGCCCCTGGCGGATCCTGCCCACGCCCACCGGCACGCCCTTCACCTTCGGGTACGCCCTGGTGCTCGCCGCCACCTCGCTCCTGACCCGGTACGCCGACCCGGACGTCGTGGACTCGCTGCTCCACGGGTCCAGCACCGATGTCGCGCACCTCGCGCAGAGCCCCGTCCTCGTGCTGGTCGCCAGCGCCCTGTGGATCGCGGGCGGCATCACGTCCCCGTACGCGATCGTCTTCCTGCTGGTGCTCACCGCGCTGGAGCGTCGCATCGGTGGGCTGCGCGCCGCCGCCGTCTTCCTCCTCGGGCACGTCGTCGCCACGCTCGCCACGGAGGTCCCGGTCGGCTTCTCGGTCCTCGCGGGCCATCTGCCCGACAGTTCGCTGCACCGGCTCGACTACGGCATCAGCTTCGGAGTCGCCGCGAGCGTCGGCGCGCTCGCGGGACTCCTCACGCCGTGGCTGCGGTGGACCGTACTGGTCTGCTTCGGCGGCATGCTGGTCGACGACCTGATCGCGTTCGCCGACCCGATGACGAACTGGGGACACCTGCTCGCGCTGGCGATCGGCGTCCTCACCTGGCCGCTGCTCAGGCGTCGGTCCGCGGCCGCGGAGCGCGGCGCATCGGCCACAGCGTCGGCCCGCCGTCCGGCAGCCGGGCCTCGCCGAGCACCGTGA
- a CDS encoding spermidine synthase, protein MRTDTTAPVVLDRREGPFGEVVLRRHGELLQVIANGCFLMDTSDGRSERLLVDAARDALDDRPAPALLIGGLGVGFSLAHAVSDPRWGRIAVVEREQAIIDWHHDGPLAELSGPALRDTRVQILHTDLVSYVSGATESYDALCLDIDNGPGWTVTEGNNSLYSPAGLATCKARLNPGGVLAVWSAQPSSAFDDALRNAGFQGVRTEEIPVARGVPDVVHLGVRAA, encoded by the coding sequence ATGCGCACCGACACCACCGCCCCCGTCGTCCTGGACCGGCGCGAGGGTCCTTTCGGCGAGGTCGTCCTGCGGCGCCACGGTGAGCTGCTGCAGGTCATCGCCAACGGCTGTTTCCTGATGGACACCTCCGACGGCCGCTCCGAGCGCCTGCTCGTCGACGCGGCCCGCGACGCCCTCGACGACCGCCCTGCCCCCGCCCTGCTCATCGGCGGCCTCGGTGTCGGCTTCTCCCTCGCGCACGCCGTCTCGGACCCCCGCTGGGGACGCATCGCCGTCGTCGAGCGCGAGCAGGCGATCATCGACTGGCACCACGACGGGCCCCTGGCCGAGCTCTCCGGTCCGGCACTCCGCGACACACGTGTGCAGATTCTTCACACCGACCTCGTCTCCTACGTATCCGGAGCCACGGAGTCCTACGACGCGCTCTGTCTCGACATCGACAACGGCCCCGGCTGGACGGTGACGGAGGGCAACAACTCCCTTTACTCGCCTGCCGGTCTGGCCACCTGCAAAGCCCGTCTGAACCCCGGCGGAGTGCTCGCCGTGTGGTCCGCACAGCCCTCGTCCGCTTTCGACGACGCTCTACGGAATGCCGGATTCCAGGGGGTACGAACCGAAGAGATCCCCGTTGCCCGAGGCGTCCCGGACGTGGTCCACCTCGGCGTCCGGGCTGCGTAG
- a CDS encoding response regulator transcription factor produces the protein MEQTHTSHNGATAMPGAQRRVLVVEDDPTIVDAIAARLRAEGFVVQTAGDGPSAVDTAQAWQPDLLILDIMLPGFDGLEVCRRVQAQRPVPVLMLTARDDETDMLVGLGVGADDYMTKPFSMRELAARVHVLLRRVERAALAATTPRSGILRLGELEIDHAQRRVRVRSEDVHLTPTEFDLLVCLANTPRAVLSREQLLAEVWDWADASGTRTVDSHIKALRRKIGAERIRTVHGVGYALETPTP, from the coding sequence ATGGAGCAGACACACACCTCCCACAACGGCGCCACGGCGATGCCGGGCGCCCAGCGCCGGGTGCTGGTGGTCGAGGACGACCCGACGATCGTCGACGCCATCGCGGCCCGGCTGCGCGCCGAGGGTTTCGTCGTGCAAACGGCCGGAGACGGTCCCTCGGCGGTCGACACCGCCCAGGCGTGGCAGCCCGACCTGCTGATTCTCGACATCATGCTGCCGGGCTTCGACGGCCTGGAGGTGTGCCGCCGGGTGCAGGCCCAGCGGCCCGTCCCGGTCCTCATGCTCACCGCGCGTGACGACGAGACGGACATGCTGGTCGGGCTCGGCGTCGGCGCGGACGACTACATGACCAAGCCGTTCTCGATGCGCGAGCTCGCGGCCCGCGTGCACGTCCTGCTGCGCCGGGTCGAGCGTGCCGCGCTCGCCGCGACGACGCCGCGCAGCGGCATCCTGCGCCTGGGCGAGCTGGAGATCGACCACGCCCAGCGCCGAGTGCGGGTGCGCAGCGAGGACGTCCACCTGACACCCACGGAGTTCGACCTGCTGGTCTGCCTGGCCAACACCCCGCGCGCCGTCCTGTCGCGCGAGCAGCTGCTGGCCGAGGTGTGGGACTGGGCCGACGCGTCCGGCACCCGTACCGTCGACAGCCACATCAAGGCGCTGCGCCGCAAGATCGGTGCCGAGCGGATCCGCACGGTGCACGGCGTGGGATACGCGCTGGAGACCCCCACCCCGTGA